One region of Glutamicibacter sp. B1 genomic DNA includes:
- a CDS encoding GntR family transcriptional regulator, whose protein sequence is MSSMQPIAPKASLTEQVTTMIRAAIVAGEMAPGQHYSAIGISEKLGVSRTPVREALQLLEKEGIVTVAKNRGVRVNQISLEDIVEVFQLRLAIEPPAAARGVINATDDDRARLAQLHKQLLQVGHTGDGRATLEADREFHLYLLGLANNKKLDGVVGELRNLVLAHGQTTIPYARSAQELAGDREEIMAAILAQDAPAAATAVREHIMRTAQMLIRSICSRTEGMEAQPFLDRLNDLIS, encoded by the coding sequence ATGAGTAGCATGCAACCGATCGCGCCCAAAGCCTCGCTGACCGAGCAGGTCACCACGATGATTCGAGCGGCCATCGTTGCAGGGGAGATGGCTCCCGGTCAGCACTATTCAGCCATCGGCATTTCCGAGAAACTCGGTGTCTCACGCACTCCGGTGCGTGAAGCCTTACAGCTGTTGGAAAAAGAAGGAATTGTCACCGTCGCCAAAAACCGCGGTGTTCGGGTCAACCAGATTTCTTTAGAAGATATCGTTGAAGTCTTCCAACTGCGATTGGCCATCGAACCACCCGCGGCGGCCCGCGGAGTCATCAATGCCACCGATGATGACCGTGCACGGCTGGCTCAACTTCATAAACAACTATTGCAGGTCGGACACACCGGAGATGGCCGCGCGACTCTCGAAGCCGACCGAGAATTCCACCTCTACCTGCTAGGGCTGGCCAACAACAAAAAGTTGGACGGCGTGGTGGGGGAGTTGCGGAACCTGGTCCTGGCGCATGGGCAGACCACGATCCCCTATGCTCGTAGCGCCCAGGAGCTCGCCGGTGATCGTGAAGAAATCATGGCAGCAATTCTTGCGCAAGATGCACCGGCTGCTGCCACTGCGGTACGAGAGCACATTATGCGAACTGCGCAGATGCTGATCCGTTCCATTTGCTCGCGGACCGAAGGAATGGAAGCGCAACCATTCCTAGATCGCCTGAATGACTTGATTTCCTAG
- a CDS encoding CaiB/BaiF CoA transferase family protein: MGQPLEGIKVIDLSRILAGPLCTMTLGDFGAQVLKVESPAGDETRGWIPPVTAHGVSTYYWSVNRNKESIIADFTNADHLTRLQELIQDADVLVENFRPGVLSKFGMDYESLKRQNPRLIYCSISGFGEQQGAELPGFDLLVQAVGGLMSITGEPEGTPSKVGVALVDVLAAQNAVAGILLALRERESSGQGQRVSINLLSSVLAGMTNQTSSTLATGQSPARMGNAHPSIAPYETFRASDGVVAIAVGNDRQFSALCHQLGAPALADDPRFLTNADRVAHRVELKILIENVTTQRSAATWAEQLMSAGVPAGKVNTIAEALQFAQDLGLEPVAEMKDPETGEPTTHIASPIGLSRTAAQYRTPPPAHGQHQELFELKTYR, translated from the coding sequence TTGGGCCAACCATTAGAGGGGATCAAAGTCATTGATCTCTCACGCATTCTCGCCGGACCACTATGCACCATGACTCTGGGTGACTTCGGTGCACAGGTACTCAAGGTTGAAAGCCCGGCAGGGGATGAAACTCGCGGATGGATTCCACCGGTAACAGCCCACGGCGTCAGCACCTATTACTGGTCGGTGAACCGCAACAAAGAATCGATCATCGCTGACTTCACCAATGCAGACCACCTGACACGACTCCAAGAACTCATCCAAGACGCTGACGTCCTCGTGGAAAATTTCCGCCCCGGAGTTCTGAGTAAATTTGGGATGGACTACGAAAGCCTCAAAAGACAGAACCCGCGGCTCATCTATTGCTCGATTTCCGGATTTGGGGAACAGCAAGGAGCCGAGCTGCCCGGTTTTGATCTCCTCGTTCAGGCCGTCGGCGGACTGATGAGTATCACCGGGGAACCAGAAGGCACCCCTAGCAAGGTGGGGGTCGCCCTGGTTGACGTGCTAGCTGCACAAAATGCTGTCGCCGGAATACTGCTAGCCCTGCGGGAAAGAGAAAGCAGCGGTCAAGGGCAACGCGTCAGTATTAATCTGCTTAGCTCGGTACTAGCCGGGATGACCAACCAAACCAGTAGCACGCTAGCTACCGGACAATCACCAGCCCGCATGGGTAATGCCCACCCAAGCATTGCACCCTATGAAACTTTCAGGGCCAGCGATGGAGTTGTTGCCATCGCCGTGGGCAATGACCGGCAGTTCTCTGCCCTGTGCCATCAACTTGGCGCCCCGGCGCTCGCCGATGATCCTCGATTCCTCACCAACGCTGATCGGGTTGCACACCGCGTAGAGCTGAAGATATTGATTGAAAATGTGACTACTCAACGCAGCGCAGCAACCTGGGCCGAGCAGTTGATGTCGGCCGGGGTGCCAGCGGGCAAGGTCAATACCATCGCTGAAGCTTTACAGTTCGCACAAGACTTGGGGCTGGAACCGGTGGCGGAGATGAAAGATCCCGAAACGGGAGAACCAACAACACATATTGCCAGTCCCATCGGACTATCACGCACAGCCGCGCAATATCGGACCCCACCACCGGCCCATGGTCAGCACCAAGAACTTTTCGAACTCAAGACTTATCGCTAA
- a CDS encoding acyl-CoA dehydrogenase family protein, which yields MNNTEHALDPSDLINFDSLLSSEEIALRETVRGFVKEHIKPNIAQWYNDAVFPLDIVPEMAKLGLLGMHLNGYGCAGRSAVEYGIAGAELEAGDSGLRTFVSVQGSLAMSAIYKHGSEEQKQEWLPKMAAGEAIGCFGLTEPTAGSDPSSMKTFARRDGDDWVINGSKRWIGLANVAQVAVIWAQTDEGIRGFVVPTNTAGFTATPIEQKLSMRASIQCEIDLVDVRLPGTAVLPNVTGLKGPFSCLNEARYGILWGSMGAARDAFEDALAYSQQRLQFDKPLAGYQMTQQKLVDMALEINKGFLLALHIGRLKDAGNLDLHMISVGKLNNCREAIKICREARTILGGNGITLDYSPLRHANNLESVRTYEGTDEVHTLILGNKLTGVPAFR from the coding sequence ATGAACAACACTGAACACGCCCTTGATCCCTCCGATCTGATCAACTTCGATTCCTTGCTAAGCAGTGAAGAGATCGCCTTGCGTGAGACCGTGCGTGGTTTCGTGAAAGAGCACATTAAGCCGAATATCGCCCAGTGGTACAACGACGCGGTCTTCCCGCTGGACATCGTTCCGGAAATGGCCAAGCTGGGCCTGTTGGGCATGCACTTGAACGGCTATGGCTGCGCCGGTCGCTCTGCCGTGGAATACGGCATCGCAGGAGCAGAATTGGAAGCAGGCGATTCGGGACTGCGCACCTTCGTTTCGGTCCAGGGCTCGCTAGCTATGAGCGCTATCTACAAGCACGGCTCCGAAGAACAGAAGCAAGAATGGTTGCCAAAGATGGCAGCCGGCGAAGCCATCGGCTGCTTCGGCCTGACCGAACCCACCGCAGGTTCGGACCCATCAAGCATGAAGACCTTCGCCCGCCGCGACGGCGATGACTGGGTGATCAACGGCTCCAAGCGCTGGATCGGCCTGGCCAACGTGGCGCAGGTAGCAGTCATCTGGGCACAGACCGACGAAGGAATCCGCGGATTTGTCGTACCAACAAATACCGCAGGGTTCACCGCGACCCCAATCGAACAGAAACTCTCCATGCGAGCTTCAATCCAGTGCGAAATCGACCTCGTTGATGTGCGACTGCCAGGTACCGCGGTCTTACCTAATGTCACAGGCCTAAAAGGCCCATTCTCCTGTCTGAACGAAGCCCGTTACGGAATTCTTTGGGGTTCCATGGGTGCAGCTCGTGATGCTTTTGAAGATGCTCTTGCCTACTCGCAGCAGCGTCTTCAGTTTGATAAGCCGCTTGCTGGGTACCAAATGACCCAGCAGAAGCTGGTCGACATGGCATTGGAAATCAATAAGGGGTTCTTGCTGGCCCTGCACATCGGCCGGTTGAAGGACGCCGGGAACCTAGATTTGCACATGATCTCGGTCGGTAAGCTGAACAACTGCCGGGAGGCGATCAAAATTTGTCGCGAAGCCCGCACGATCCTAGGCGGCAATGGCATCACCTTGGATTACTCTCCACTACGCCACGCCAACAATTTGGAATCGGTACGTACCTACGAGGGCACCGATGAAGTGCACACACTGATTCTGGGCAACAAGCTCACCGGCGTACCGGCGTTCCGCTAG
- a CDS encoding 3-hydroxyacyl-CoA dehydrogenase family protein has translation MKIERILVIGAGTMGRQIAMSCALGGYSTILQDISDDALTAARNQLESWAASRIAKGKLESADVDAALTRLSQSTDLVDSASSADLVIEAAVERLDIKEQIFATLGEHAPDHAILATNSSTLPSSRVAEASGRPEQVCNMHFFNPALVMKCVEVVRNEQTSDETIKAVTEVATQLGKQPVLVNKEIPGFIANRMMGAINAEALNLAHAGIASIEDIDTTAKTALGHPMGPFELMDMVGLDVIDFIAQATFAETGEESDKPHPLITQKVQAGHLGRKSGEGFYSYS, from the coding sequence ATGAAGATTGAACGTATTTTGGTTATTGGTGCAGGAACTATGGGCCGGCAAATCGCCATGAGTTGCGCCTTGGGTGGCTACTCGACGATCTTGCAGGACATTTCTGACGACGCTCTAACAGCTGCCCGCAATCAGCTAGAGTCATGGGCCGCGTCGAGGATCGCGAAGGGCAAGCTTGAGTCAGCTGACGTCGACGCAGCGCTGACTCGCCTGAGCCAGAGTACCGATCTCGTAGACAGCGCCAGCAGTGCAGATCTCGTGATTGAAGCTGCCGTGGAGCGGCTTGATATCAAGGAACAGATCTTTGCGACGTTGGGAGAACACGCGCCAGATCACGCCATCCTTGCGACGAACTCTTCGACCTTGCCATCTTCGCGCGTGGCCGAAGCCAGCGGGCGTCCGGAGCAGGTTTGCAATATGCACTTCTTCAACCCTGCATTGGTGATGAAATGCGTTGAGGTAGTGCGCAACGAGCAGACCAGCGATGAAACCATAAAAGCCGTTACCGAGGTGGCTACTCAGCTTGGCAAACAACCTGTCCTAGTAAATAAGGAAATCCCGGGCTTTATCGCCAACCGCATGATGGGCGCCATCAACGCTGAAGCCCTAAACCTGGCCCACGCAGGAATTGCCAGCATTGAAGATATCGATACCACTGCCAAAACGGCGCTTGGTCACCCCATGGGTCCTTTTGAATTGATGGACATGGTGGGCCTGGACGTCATTGATTTCATCGCGCAGGCGACGTTCGCTGAAACGGGAGAAGAATCGGATAAGCCTCATCCGCTGATCACCCAAAAAGTTCAGGCTGGTCACTTGGGGCGCAAGAGCGGTGAAGGGTTCTACTCGTATTCCTAG
- a CDS encoding App1 family protein, which produces MSHISTDQRARHVASRVEDSFHNWRAKRALAKGQGAVILPYTGYGSTGNDGGWIRVLARVVLAGPGAFEFGQHRAQVIADGIRGFRNFISPILPFGKVSIMVGEQRFEVQADRGGVIDVKLSVDLPAGWNEVHLQAHDGDEATARIMVIDQAQKFGVISDVDDTVVVTALPRPLLAAWNSFVLSEHARVATPGMAVMLQKVRQEHPGGPMIYLSTGAWNVAQTLERFISRNLYPEGPLLLTDWGPTDRSWFRSGMQHKVDQLRRLAQEFPHISWVLIGDDGQHDPAIYAEFARRYPELVRAIVIRQLTPSEAVLAGGRSNELRRTTPGVRWIYEPDGARILDQLVKQGLVEADTKKL; this is translated from the coding sequence ATGAGTCACATTTCGACTGATCAACGAGCTCGTCACGTTGCCTCGCGTGTGGAAGACAGTTTTCACAATTGGCGTGCAAAACGAGCGCTGGCTAAGGGGCAAGGGGCGGTTATTCTGCCCTATACCGGATATGGATCAACCGGCAATGACGGTGGTTGGATTCGTGTTCTGGCACGCGTAGTTCTTGCCGGTCCCGGCGCTTTCGAATTTGGGCAACATCGAGCCCAAGTCATTGCCGACGGGATCCGAGGCTTTCGAAATTTCATCTCGCCAATCCTGCCCTTCGGCAAAGTCAGCATCATGGTCGGTGAGCAGCGCTTCGAAGTGCAAGCAGACCGTGGTGGCGTCATTGATGTGAAACTATCGGTCGACCTGCCAGCAGGGTGGAATGAAGTACATCTTCAGGCCCATGATGGTGATGAGGCCACAGCCCGCATTATGGTCATTGATCAGGCGCAGAAATTTGGCGTGATCAGCGACGTCGACGACACCGTCGTCGTCACGGCCCTGCCACGCCCGTTGCTTGCTGCCTGGAACTCATTTGTGCTCTCTGAGCATGCTCGCGTTGCCACGCCCGGGATGGCTGTCATGCTTCAAAAGGTGCGTCAAGAACATCCTGGCGGACCAATGATTTATCTCTCCACCGGAGCATGGAACGTTGCCCAAACCTTGGAACGCTTCATCTCTCGCAATCTCTATCCTGAAGGCCCCTTACTGCTGACCGATTGGGGGCCGACAGATCGTTCGTGGTTCCGTAGCGGCATGCAGCATAAGGTTGACCAGTTGCGGCGTTTGGCTCAGGAATTTCCGCATATCTCGTGGGTCTTGATTGGCGATGATGGGCAGCACGACCCAGCCATTTATGCTGAATTTGCCCGTCGCTATCCCGAACTTGTTCGCGCGATCGTGATTCGTCAGCTGACACCTTCCGAAGCAGTATTAGCTGGTGGTCGTTCAAATGAATTGCGACGCACCACCCCAGGTGTGCGTTGGATTTATGAACCAGATGGCGCGCGGATACTGGACCAGCTGGTGAAGCAAGGTCTGGTTGAGGCTGATACGAAGAAATTGTAG
- a CDS encoding acyl-CoA thioesterase produces MAGPMLRVQVPMRWGDMDAYGHVNNVNLIRLMEEARIAGFGVPGGTGAPGVEPQADIFSAVPEGIQILVVEHRVRYSKPLEYRNVPVNVDLWVANIKPASFDICYEFRDPIEDYLCVKAATTLAYFDPSTSRVQRLSPEERAGLSAFEGASTFPK; encoded by the coding sequence ATGGCTGGACCGATGCTTCGTGTGCAGGTACCCATGCGTTGGGGCGATATGGATGCGTATGGGCACGTAAATAACGTCAACCTCATTAGGCTGATGGAAGAAGCACGTATCGCAGGGTTTGGAGTACCGGGAGGCACTGGGGCACCTGGTGTTGAACCTCAGGCGGATATTTTCTCTGCGGTTCCCGAAGGTATACAAATCTTGGTTGTTGAGCATCGCGTGCGGTACTCCAAACCGTTGGAATACCGCAATGTTCCCGTCAACGTAGATCTGTGGGTAGCCAACATCAAACCTGCCAGCTTTGATATTTGCTACGAGTTCCGGGACCCAATTGAGGATTACCTATGTGTCAAAGCTGCAACGACGCTGGCCTACTTTGACCCATCTACTTCGAGAGTTCAGCGGTTGAGCCCTGAAGAACGTGCGGGTCTGAGCGCTTTTGAAGGTGCATCGACCTTCCCGAAGTAA
- a CDS encoding siderophore-interacting protein has protein sequence MSQPAGGRPRTEARPARPQVVLQVLKREQVAPHLVRLTLGGPGFENFVDKEATDRYVKFLFAKPELGLQMPYDMDELRGQLAPEDMPVRRTYTVRRSDHEARTIEVDFVVHGEEGLAGQWARDTEIGSSICFVGPGGLFVPNDEFDFHFFAGDETAIPAISAALEAMAPQMKGLAVIEVENAADEMELVRPVGVEVRWLHRDAPFTPQSTILENVVREYPWPEGRVQVFAHGEREVMKRLRLYFYDERGVDRRDMSLSAYWAFGRAEDAFQAEKRTEVGKIFAD, from the coding sequence ATGTCACAGCCAGCTGGCGGACGTCCACGAACCGAAGCTCGACCTGCACGTCCTCAGGTTGTTTTGCAGGTACTTAAACGAGAACAGGTTGCACCACATTTGGTCCGTCTGACCCTTGGTGGACCTGGGTTTGAGAACTTCGTCGACAAAGAGGCGACGGATCGTTACGTCAAGTTCTTGTTTGCCAAGCCAGAACTGGGCCTGCAGATGCCCTACGACATGGATGAGTTACGCGGTCAACTAGCACCGGAAGACATGCCGGTGCGTCGCACCTACACCGTGCGTCGTAGTGACCATGAAGCGCGAACCATTGAGGTTGATTTCGTCGTTCATGGTGAAGAGGGGCTTGCTGGCCAGTGGGCTCGCGACACTGAGATTGGTTCTTCCATCTGTTTCGTCGGTCCCGGAGGGCTTTTTGTGCCTAACGATGAGTTCGATTTCCACTTCTTTGCTGGTGATGAGACGGCGATTCCCGCTATTTCTGCGGCTCTGGAAGCCATGGCACCTCAGATGAAGGGGCTGGCTGTTATCGAGGTGGAGAACGCCGCCGACGAGATGGAACTTGTTCGACCCGTGGGCGTGGAAGTTCGGTGGTTGCATCGTGACGCTCCGTTTACCCCACAGAGCACCATTCTGGAAAATGTTGTGCGTGAGTACCCCTGGCCGGAGGGGCGTGTTCAGGTTTTTGCCCACGGTGAGCGTGAAGTCATGAAGAGGCTTCGTCTTTACTTCTATGATGAGCGTGGTGTTGACCGTCGCGATATGTCGCTATCTGCCTACTGGGCCTTTGGCCGAGCCGAAGACGCTTTCCAAGCTGAAAAGCGCACCGAGGTTGGCAAGATTTTCGCCGACTAG
- a CDS encoding DNA-3-methyladenine glycosylase family protein, producing MELRLKSVGTLDIAHTLSVLSIHSLPAQEEIDTRTAEVHRILRIKDTLVDVYLRLDDSGISVIHDAPASLVPRLQATIDHWFGLTQDTATAYASFSDLAGFKELSEAYPNLRLISYPDPFEALATTVIGQQVSLAAARTLAGRYVEHLGEEHPSGLRAFPTARATASLSRGEIQSIIRCPLARATTLHTVSTWSQDCGQDLVHQPTEFLSQLLSLRGVGPWTRDYMALRGLRDPQIFLDSDLVVRRALKNLAMPDFSSSSLPADSKYLATLLLWAYDAEKR from the coding sequence GACTCTGGATATCGCTCACACGCTATCCGTGCTGAGCATCCATTCCTTACCGGCTCAAGAAGAGATTGATACAAGAACTGCTGAAGTCCACCGGATTCTGCGCATTAAAGACACCCTTGTTGATGTCTACCTGAGATTGGATGATTCAGGAATCTCTGTCATTCACGATGCGCCCGCGAGTCTTGTGCCTCGTTTGCAAGCGACTATTGACCATTGGTTCGGCCTGACGCAAGACACCGCAACTGCTTATGCATCATTCTCGGACCTCGCCGGCTTCAAGGAATTGTCCGAGGCATATCCGAATCTACGACTCATCAGTTACCCGGACCCATTTGAGGCACTTGCCACCACGGTCATCGGTCAACAGGTATCTTTAGCTGCGGCTCGTACACTCGCCGGAAGGTATGTAGAACATCTTGGCGAGGAACACCCTTCAGGACTGCGCGCCTTCCCCACTGCCAGAGCCACCGCGAGTCTTAGCCGAGGTGAAATTCAGTCCATCATTCGGTGTCCGTTGGCACGAGCTACAACTTTGCATACCGTATCCACCTGGTCTCAAGACTGCGGACAAGACCTTGTTCACCAGCCGACAGAATTCCTCAGCCAACTCCTGTCTTTACGCGGAGTAGGTCCGTGGACTAGAGACTATATGGCGCTACGTGGGTTACGTGATCCACAGATTTTCTTGGATTCTGACTTAGTGGTCAGACGCGCACTCAAAAATCTGGCTATGCCCGACTTCAGCAGCTCTTCACTGCCGGCCGATTCAAAATATCTCGCCACGTTACTGCTATGGGCCTACGACGCCGAAAAGCGTTAA